Proteins from one Cicer arietinum cultivar CDC Frontier isolate Library 1 chromosome 3, Cicar.CDCFrontier_v2.0, whole genome shotgun sequence genomic window:
- the LOC105851738 gene encoding casein kinase 1-like protein HD16 isoform X2 — MSGKYTTPGGSHGIPKVHYKGRQGEYYVMVMDILVQVCGMYEIPQANRCLLPEMVSCIAVESLSILEKLHAKGYFY, encoded by the exons ATGAGTGGCAAGTATACAA CACCCGGTGGTAGTCATGGAATACCTAAAGTACACTATAAAGGAAGACAAGGAGAGTATTATGTGATG GTTATGGACATTCTTGTCCAAGTTTGTGGGATGTATGAAATACCTCAAGCAAATC GATGTCTCCTTCCTGAAATGGTCTCGTGTATAGCTGTTGAGTCCTTATCAATACTAGAGAAGTTGCACGCAAAAGG ttatttttactAG
- the LOC105851738 gene encoding casein kinase 1-like protein HD16 isoform X1, producing MSGKYTTPGGSHGIPKVHYKGRQGEYYVMVMDILVQVCGMYEIPQANRCLLPEMVSCIAVESLSILEKLHAKGSAQPSTGE from the exons ATGAGTGGCAAGTATACAA CACCCGGTGGTAGTCATGGAATACCTAAAGTACACTATAAAGGAAGACAAGGAGAGTATTATGTGATG GTTATGGACATTCTTGTCCAAGTTTGTGGGATGTATGAAATACCTCAAGCAAATC GATGTCTCCTTCCTGAAATGGTCTCGTGTATAGCTGTTGAGTCCTTATCAATACTAGAGAAGTTGCACGCAAAAGG GTCAGCCCAGCCCAGCACAGGAGAATAA
- the LOC140919583 gene encoding uncharacterized protein: MLIIYIDFIAFGLSFFSFTSKQVDRAKKDCRPPITKVEEVHRREKWQKLEIPIFAGEDAFGWTHRLERYFLLKEVTEEEKMQATVMALEGKALSWYHWWEKCNPNPNWEGFKIAVVRRFQPSMVQNPFEQLLSLKQTGTVDEYVENFEKYVGAMRTIDQEFVRGIFLNGLKQELQAEVKLYELNSLSEMIQKVILIEQKNMLVNMKNGYSYASRTNGNSRSMPYSKTITLESKLSSDQKSSTMSGTGQSQSVESVKNRGGEFKHLTSAEVREKREKGLCFRCDEPYNREHRCKNKQFKMIIMEEEEEEGVEEGEEHLQSIRSLHLSLCSMSGFTTTRSWKVEGLLEGVAVVILIDCGASHNFIATELVERLHLTVMETSPYMVEVGDGHKVRCKGKCAQLKFQMQNLEAVQDFYLFTLKGVDMVLGLDWLAGLGEIKADFGKL; this comes from the exons atgttaattatatatattgattttattgcTTTTGGGCTTTCTTTTTTTAGCTTCACATCGAAGCAAGTTGATAGAGCTAAGAAGGACTGTAGGCCACCTATTACTAAAGT TGAAGAAGTTCATCGTAGGGAGAAATGGCAGAAATTGGAGATCCCAATTTTTGCGGGGGAAGATGCTTTTGGATGGACACACAGATTGGAACGATACTTTTTGTTAAAGGAGGTAACCGAGGAAGAAAAGATGCAAGCTACAGTCATGGCTCTAGAAGGAAAAGCGTTGAGTTGGTACCATTGGTGGGAGAAATGCAACCCTAACCCTAATTGGGAAGGTTTTAAGATTGCTGTGGTACGTAGATTCCAACCTTCAATGGTTCAGAATCCTTTTGAGCAATTGTTATCCTTGAAACAAACAGGCACCGTAGATGAGTATGTCgagaattttgaaaaatacGTGGGAGCCATGAGAACCATTGATCAAGAATTTGTGAGAGGAATATTCTTGAATGGACTCAAACAGGAGCTACAAGCTGAGGTAAAATTGTATGAGCTTAACTCCTTATCAGAAATGATTCAAAAAGTTATATTGATTGAACAAAAGAACATGTTAGTCAATATGAAAAATGGTTATAGTTATGCTTCTAGAACTAACGGCAATTCACGTAGCATGCCCTATTCTAAAACTATAACCCTAGAATCAAAGTTGAGTTCAGATCAGAAAAGCAGTACCATGAGTGGGACTGGCCAGAGTCAAAGTGTGGAAAGTGTTAAAAACAGAGGAGGGGAGTTTAAACATTTAACCAGTGCTGAAGtcagagagaaaagagaaaaagggTTATGTTTTAGATGTGATGAACCTTATAATAGAGAACATCGATGTAAAAACAAGCAATTTAAGATGATCATTATGGAAGAAGAGGAGGAAGAAGGAGTGGAGGAAGGGGAGGAACACCTTCAGTCTATTAGATCTTTGCATCTATCATTGTGTTCCATGTCTGGATTCACTACGACTAGATCTTGGAAAGTGGAGGGATTGTTAGAAGGTGTAGCAGTGGTCATCCTAATTGATTGTGGTGCTTCCCACAATTTCATAGCTACTGAGTTGGTGGAAAGACTGCACTTAACAGTTATGGAAACCTCTCCTTACATGGTAGAAGTAGGAGATGGACATAAAGTAAGATGCAAGGGAAAGTGTGCACAGTTAAAATTTCAGATGCAGAACTTAGAAGCAGTCCAAGACTTTTATTTGTTCACACTCAAGGGGGTTGACATGGTGTTAGGCTTGGATTGGCTAGCAGGGTTGGGAGAAATTAAAGCAGATTTTGGAAAGCTGTAA